A stretch of the Papaver somniferum cultivar HN1 chromosome 6, ASM357369v1, whole genome shotgun sequence genome encodes the following:
- the LOC113289182 gene encoding putative cysteine-rich receptor-like protein kinase 35: MNGLVSKAISNGSLNFATGDTSFNDFQRVYGLVQCTVDISSSNCSRCLHGAISELHNCCNGKQGGRIFRPSCNLRYEIYPFAQSMVPLSPPPRSPYPSQPLSANTSTTKLRSKRNSYVLALSIVIPSVITVLSTITFWFSCFGRKRTKTQKFDNVDDELHSTELQFNFSTLSAATDNFSEANKLGEGGFGSVYKGTLSDRHEIAVKRLSKNSGQGEQEFKNEVTLVAKLQHRNLARLLGFCIDGEEKLLIYEFMPNASLGQFLFDPNKCTLLDWARRYKIIGGIARGLLYLHEEFRLKIIHRDLKASNILLDIDINPKIADFGMARLFMLNQTQANTSRVVGTFGYMAPEYAMRGQFSVKSDVFSFGVLVLEILSGQKNCSYESDVSQDLLSHAWKHWKNGSALEMLDSTIKDTCSRGEAMRCIHIGLLCVQENVADRPTMPTVLLMLNSYSVSLDLPSAPAFYAGSRLILDPYPGQSEKQKISKHKSPDESAARSINETSISELYPR, from the exons ATGAATGGTTTAGTAAgtaaagctatttcaaatggtTCTTTAAATTTTGCTACTGGTGATACGAGTTTTAATGATTTCCAAAGAGTATATGGGTTAGTGCAATGTACCGTTGATATATCTTCTAGCAATTGCAGTCGATGTCTCCATGGAGCTATCTCTGAATTACACAATTGCTGTAACGGGAAACAAGGTGGAAGGATTTTTAGACCTAGTTGTAATTTAAGATATGAAATATATCCTTTTGCTCAATCTATGGTTCCTCTGTCGCCACCTCCACGGTCTCCTTATCCTTCTCAGCCATTATCAGCGAATACGAGTACAACTAAACTCAGAT CAAAGAGAAATTCATACGTACTAGCTCTTAGTATAGTCATTCCTTCTGTTATCACAGTACTTTCCACCATCACCTTTTGGTTTTCCTGTTTTGGAAGAAAGAGAACAAAGACACAGAAGTTTGACA ATGTCGATGATGAGTTGCACAGTACAGAATTGCAATTCAACTTCAGTACACTAAGTGCTGCAACAGACAACTTCTCTGAAGCTAATAAACTTGGAGAAGGTGGATTTGGGTCTGTTTATAAG GGTACACTTTCTGACAGACATGAAATAGCCGTGAAGAGGCTATCAAAAAATTCAggtcaaggtgaacaagaattcAAGAATGAAGTTACCTTAGTAGCTAAACTTCAGCACAGAAATCTTGCGAGGCTTCTAGGCTTCTGTATAGATGGTGAAGAAAAATTACTCATCTATGAATTCATGCCGAATGCAAGCCTTGGCCAATTCCTTTTCG ATCCGAATAAGTGTACACTTCTGGATTGGGCAAGACGATACAAGATAATAGGTGGGATAGCTAGAGGCCTCCTCTATCTTCATGAAGAGTTTCGACTCAAAATTATTCATCGGGATCTCAAGGCTAGCAATATATTGTTAGATATAGACATAAATCCTAAAATTGCAGATTTTGGCATGGCTAGGCTTTTTATGCTTAACCAAACGCAAGCTAATACAAGTAGAGTAGTTGGAACTTT TGGTTACATGGCTCCAGAGTATGCAATGCGAGGACAATTCTCCGTGAAATCAGACGTGTTTAGTTTTGGTGTTTTAGTGTTAGAGATTCTTAGTGGACAGAAGAACTGTTCTTATGAATCAGATGTTTCTCAGGACCTTCTAAGCCAT GCATGGAAACATTGGAAGAATGGATCTGCTTTAGAAATGTTAGATTCAACCATCAAGGATACATGTTCTAGAGGTGAAGCGATGAGATGCATCCACATTGGGTTATTATGTGTTCAAGAGAATGTTGCAGATAGACCCACAATGCCAACAGTCCTCCTAATGCTCAATAGCTACTCTGTCAGTCTCGATTTACCTTCAGCACCTGCATTTTATGCTGGTAGTAGACTAATACTAGATCCATATCCAGGccaaagtgaaaaacaaaaaatctcGAAACACAAGTCACCTGATGAATCAGCAGCAAGGAGCATCAATGAAACTTCAATAAGTGAGCTTTATCCTAGATGA
- the LOC113286144 gene encoding uncharacterized protein LOC113286144: MRKLCPNFDQEDGLDTVLEVPIPEEMFTRMGSNAALRSQNMRLLMKSNNKTASAAGRHSELQLLLNVVGSPLIPLQIQCGTQAVNLPIRDCSIQVSTAKYIIQQYIAATGGQQALNGVNSMYAIGQVKMCASEFHMGDESVKARGNGEIGGFVLWQKNPDLWYLELVVSGSKLSAGSNGKVAWRQFATQQSHASRGPPRPLRRFLQGLDPRSTANLFSEAVCIGEKIINNEDCFILKLEANPVTLKARSSDSFEIIHHTLWGYFSQRTGLLIQFEDSHLLRMNAGKGDDSVFWETSMESLIEDYRYIDGINIAHGGRTIVTLFRYGAGAASHKRKMEETWLIDEVDFNIWGLSMDCFLPPSDLKENSDSAMA, from the exons ATGAGGAAATTGTGTCCTAATTTTGATCAAGAAGATGGTCTTGATACAGTTCTTGAGGTTCCTATTCCTGAAGAAATGTTTACAAGAATGGGGAGTAATGCGGCTCTTCGATCGCAAAATATGCGTTTGTTGATGAAATCAAATAACaaaactgcttctgctgctggCCGGCATTCCGAATTACAACTCCTCCTCAATGTTGTAGGCTCACCTCTTATTCCTCTTCAGATTCAATGTGGTACTCAGGCCGTAAACCTTCCTATTCGAGATTGCTCCATC CAAGTCTCGACGGCCAAATATATAATACAGCAATACATAGCGGCAACAGGAGGACAACAGGCACTGAACGGGGTGAATAGCATGTATGCAATAGGGCAAGTTAAAATGTGTGCATCGGAATTTCATATGGGAGATGAAAGCGTTAAGGCTAGGGGGAACGGCGAGATTGGTGGATTTGTATTATGGCAAAAGAATCCTGATCTTTGGTATTTAGAACTTGTTGTGTCTGGTTCTAAATTGAGTGCTGGTAGTAATGGTAAGGTAGCTTGGAGACAATTTGCAACCCAACAATCACACGCTTCCAGGGGTCCTCCAAGACCCTTGCGCCGGTTTCTACAG GGATTGGACCCAAGATCTACAGCAAACTTATTTTCAGAAGCAGTGTGCATTGGAGaaaaaatcataaacaatgaAGATTGTTTCATACTAAAGCTAGAAGCTAACCCAGTAACCTTAAAAGCGCGAAGCAGTGACAGTTTCGAAATCATCCATCATACCTTATGGGGCTACTTCAGCCAAAGAACAGGTTTACTGATTCAATTTGAAGATTCACATTTACTCAGAATGAACGCCGGAAAAGGAGATGATAGTGTATTTTGGGAGACCAGTATGGAATCATTAATCGAAGACTACAGATACATTGATGGCATCAACATTGCTCATGGTGGGAGAACGATTGTGACATTGTTTAGATACGGAGCCGGAGCCGCAAGTCATAAGAGAAAGATGGAAGAAACTTGGTTGATTGATGAAGTTGATTTTAATATTTGGGGACTATCTATGGATTGTTTTTTACCTCCGTCTGATCTTAAAGAAAATAGTGACAGTGCCATGGCCTGA
- the LOC113289180 gene encoding MFP1 attachment factor 1-like, translating to MAEEENGVAVKEEQEEQKVVEESEEKPPTKSQEDEINKKFQKMGISFSIWPPTQRTRDAVINRLIETLSKPSILSKRYGSLNPDEAASTARVIEEQAFVAASSTSSSVSGGENSGTTDGGGGDDDGIEILQIYSKEISKRMLESVKSKAAASATPASENDSNSVAATSEEISSS from the coding sequence ATGGCGGAAGAAGAAAATGGAGTTGCAgtaaaagaagaacaagaagaacagaaAGTGGTTGAAGAATCTGAAGAAAAACCACCAACGAAATCACAAGAAGATGAAATCAACAAGAAATTTCAGAAAATGGGAATTTCATTTAGTATTTGGCCACCAACACAACGTACAAGAGATGCAGTGATAAATCGTCTAATTGAAACCTTATCTAAACCATCTATTCTTTCGAAACGGTATGGTTCTTTGAATCCTGATGAAGCTGCTTCAACTGCTCGTGTTATTGAAGAACAAGCGTTTGTTGCTGCTAGTTCTACATCTTCTTCTGTTTCTGGTGGTGAGAATTCTGGAACaactgatggtggtggtggtgatgacgaTGGAATCGAGATCCTTCAGATTTACTCTAAAGAGATCAGTAAGAGAATGCTTGAATCTGTTAAATCTAAAGCAGCTGCATCGGCTACACCAGCTTCTGAAAATGATTCCAATTCTGTTGCTGCTACCAGTGAGGAGATCTCTTCTTCTtga